The region TCACAGAGAGATCGCTCGTCTTCAGTGAAAACCCGCGTCAGAAACCGGTCACCAAACCGCTCAATGGACCGTTCAATCCGCCTGATATCAACAAGATCACTGCCCATGCCGACGATCATGGCTGCTCTGTTTCCTGATCCTGCAACACCTTCCGACGGATACGCAGCTTCTCTGATCTGGCCCTCTGATAGGCCTGGGCTGCGAAACGAACGATGATATAAACCACCAGTCCCATGGAGAAGCCGAATGGAATACTGCCAACCAGCATGGGCTTCAGAACCGGAATGGCCGATTCAAACGAGTTCCAGATCATATCAAAAGACAGGGTGGCCGGGGCACCGGAACCGCCGTCCGAAGGCACTCCCCCAAGGATAAAATTACCGATCTTCCACGTGGTCGCCCAGATGAACGGAAAACTGAGCGGATTGCCAAAGGAGGTTCCCAGAGCCGCCGCCAGCATATTGCCGCCCACAAAG is a window of Coralliovum pocilloporae DNA encoding:
- a CDS encoding DUF2062 domain-containing protein, with translation MLFQRRDKPGWLETIRVWMWPRRTWARSYSYFTKRILRLTGSPHTIAAGVAAGVAASCTPFVGFHFIVSFIFAFFVGGNMLAAALGTSFGNPLSFPFIWATTWKIGNFILGGVPSDGGSGAPATLSFDMIWNSFESAIPVLKPMLVGSIPFGFSMGLVVYIIVRFAAQAYQRARSEKLRIRRKVLQDQETEQP